In Capsicum annuum cultivar UCD-10X-F1 unplaced genomic scaffold, UCD10Xv1.1 ctg2788, whole genome shotgun sequence, one genomic interval encodes:
- the LOC124890960 gene encoding protein COFACTOR ASSEMBLY OF COMPLEX C SUBUNIT B CCB1, chloroplastic-like, which produces MAAKLFLSPLSLPPTFHAPHYSPRHLCRPTTPTTRFTVQAFNHVHHLFTAPPPLLFQENPYPLFSIAAADAGYSLASYYTSLGLFVISVPGLWSLIKRSVKSKIVKKTFVKEGIEEGKKAANQVAGEILSFFTRNNFAVLDRGETITFEGMMVPSRGQAALLTFCTCISLGSIALVLTITVPDVGNNWFWITALSPLAGVYYWTRASRKEQIKVKMMVANDGSLSEIVVQGDDQEVEKMRKELQLSEKGMVYVKGLLER; this is translated from the exons ATGGCAGCAAagctttttctctctcctctctctcttccTCCCACTTTCCACGCTCCACACTATTCTCCCCGGCATCTATGTCGTCCAACAACACCCACAACCCGCTTCACTGTTCAAGCATTTAACCATGTACATCATCTCTTCACTGCTCCTCCTCCGCTGCTTTTTCAAGAAAACCCATATCCTCTTTTCTCAATTGCAGCAGCAGATGCTGGTTATTCATTGGCTAGCTACTACACTTCTCTAGGTCTGTTTGTCATCTCTGTTCCTGGTCTTTGGTCCCTTATTAAACGATCTGTCAAATCCAAGATTGTGAAGAAGACATTTGTTAAGGAAGGGATAGAGGAAGGAAAGAAAGCGGCTAACCAGGTTGCTGGCgaaattctttcattcttcaCTCGAAATAATTTCGCTGTCTTGGATAGAGGAGAGACTATTAC GTTTGAAGGAATGATGGTTCCAAGCCGAGGACAAGCAGCACTGTTAACTTTCTGCACCTGTATAAGCTTGGGAAGTATTGCCCTTGTTCTTACTATAACAGTTCCAGATGTAGGCAATAATTGGTTCTGGATCACTGCCTTAAGTCCGTTAGC GGGTGTATATTATTGGACTCGAGCATCCAGAAAGGAGCAGATCAAGGTGAAAATGATGGTGGCAAATGATGGAAGCTTGTCAGAAATCGTTGTTCAAGGTGATGACCAAGAAGTAGAGAAAATGCGGAAGGAGCTACAGCTGAGTGAAAAAGGCATGGTTTATGTTAAGGGCTTACTTGAAAGATGA